A window of the Sporosarcina sp. FSL K6-2383 genome harbors these coding sequences:
- the ytvI gene encoding sporulation integral membrane protein YtvI, which produces MAKWLTKRNFILTIGIIMAILIAIFIIPVSLPLISALLMAILMNPLVTFTQKKWKWNRKIAVTSVFIFILTAFGLLLYYTVTQLIGKMIKVTKMAPDYLNSLAGLWIDSQSKLFQFTSIFPDEVIKPIRKEFKDIFESMRESILNLLNYDKMLMLLTEIPNFLVSFIVFLVALFLLMLELPELKKMLFRHLTTSTAEKVRYMISKLNSVILGFLKAQLLVSFIILIVTFIGLLLIVPKYAVIMALVIWFIDIIPILGSIIILAPWAVYLYISGDVSTATKLTILAIILLIIRRTVEPKVMGSQIGLSPLPTLITMFIGLKLLGIFGLFIGPFIMILLMTAREAGMIKMNFRI; this is translated from the coding sequence TTGGCAAAATGGCTTACAAAACGTAATTTCATCTTAACAATAGGTATAATCATGGCGATTCTAATTGCCATTTTTATTATCCCTGTTTCACTTCCCCTCATTTCCGCACTCCTAATGGCCATACTCATGAATCCACTTGTTACGTTTACACAAAAGAAATGGAAGTGGAATCGAAAAATCGCAGTTACTTCTGTCTTTATTTTTATTTTAACAGCTTTTGGTCTCCTCCTTTATTACACGGTTACACAACTCATCGGCAAAATGATTAAGGTGACAAAGATGGCACCTGATTATTTAAATTCACTAGCAGGGCTATGGATAGATAGTCAAAGCAAATTATTTCAATTTACATCTATATTTCCCGACGAAGTCATCAAGCCTATCCGAAAAGAGTTCAAGGACATCTTTGAGTCCATGCGGGAATCAATACTAAATTTACTCAATTACGATAAAATGCTCATGCTCCTAACTGAAATCCCAAACTTCCTGGTCAGCTTTATCGTTTTTTTAGTTGCCTTGTTCCTTCTTATGCTCGAACTTCCTGAATTAAAAAAAATGCTATTCAGGCATTTAACAACCTCAACTGCTGAAAAAGTTCGCTATATGATTAGCAAACTCAACTCTGTCATCTTGGGTTTCTTGAAGGCTCAGCTACTCGTTAGCTTCATCATCCTCATCGTGACATTCATCGGGCTACTGCTCATTGTACCGAAATACGCCGTTATTATGGCGCTTGTCATTTGGTTTATCGACATTATCCCAATTCTCGGCTCCATCATCATTCTAGCTCCTTGGGCGGTTTATTTATACATTAGTGGGGATGTCAGTACCGCAACAAAGTTAACGATTCTCGCCATTATTTTACTCATCATTCGTCGAACTGTCGAACCAAAAGTAATGGGCTCCCAAATCGGACTGTCTCCGCTACCAACACTCATTACGATGTTCATAGGGTTAAAACTATTAGGCATTTTCGGCTTATTTATCGGTCCCTTTATCATGATTCTACTGATGACTGCACGTGAAGCCGGGATGATTAAAATGAACTTTAGAATTTAA
- the coxB gene encoding cytochrome c oxidase subunit II: MMKGLKKWRLFSLLTALTVFLAGCGQEELSTLLPAGQVGQDQFNLLMLTVIIMSVVILVVVLIYVIAIVRFRRSKLGEKHIPEQVEGSHALELVWTIIPIVLVIILAVPTVYYAYKFGDVAAMEAVDEDGNAENLVVDVTAKLYWWEFEYPSLGIVTAQELVVPMDEKVYFNLLSADVKHSFWIPAVGGKMDNNVENVNKFYLVFEKESKDLKDGVFYGKCAELCGPSHALMDFKVKSMPRPEFDKWVTAMQATDNRVADAATTQGEELFQQSCIGCHATSAVGETGALGPNLASFGDRNRVAGFMEHNKEELINWISDTQKYKPGNTMPSNYGEQFSTEELDALATYLMGLKVEQ; encoded by the coding sequence ATGATGAAAGGACTCAAAAAGTGGCGTCTCTTTTCTTTATTGACAGCTCTTACCGTGTTCTTGGCAGGGTGTGGTCAAGAAGAGCTATCTACGCTTCTTCCGGCTGGTCAAGTCGGACAGGATCAATTTAATTTATTGATGTTAACGGTAATAATCATGTCTGTGGTAATCCTTGTAGTAGTACTCATCTACGTTATTGCAATTGTTCGTTTTAGACGTTCAAAGCTAGGTGAAAAACATATTCCTGAACAAGTAGAGGGAAGTCATGCATTGGAATTAGTATGGACAATTATTCCAATTGTACTCGTTATAATTCTTGCGGTTCCAACCGTTTATTACGCATATAAGTTTGGTGATGTGGCGGCAATGGAGGCTGTTGATGAGGACGGTAATGCAGAGAACCTCGTCGTTGATGTAACAGCTAAGCTTTACTGGTGGGAATTTGAATACCCAAGTCTTGGAATTGTTACTGCACAAGAATTAGTTGTGCCAATGGATGAAAAAGTATACTTTAACCTGCTCTCAGCAGATGTAAAACACTCATTCTGGATTCCGGCAGTAGGCGGTAAGATGGATAATAACGTTGAGAACGTGAATAAGTTTTATCTCGTCTTTGAAAAAGAATCAAAGGATCTAAAAGATGGTGTGTTCTACGGTAAATGTGCTGAGCTTTGTGGCCCATCGCATGCACTGATGGACTTCAAAGTGAAATCAATGCCGCGTCCAGAATTTGATAAGTGGGTAACGGCTATGCAAGCTACGGATAATCGTGTTGCGGATGCAGCTACTACACAAGGTGAAGAGCTATTCCAACAAAGCTGTATCGGATGTCATGCAACTTCTGCAGTTGGTGAAACTGGCGCACTTGGACCAAACTTAGCATCATTCGGTGACCGTAATCGCGTCGCTGGCTTCATGGAACATAATAAAGAAGAATTAATAAACTGGATTTCCGATACTCAGAAATATAAACCAGGTAACACAATGCCATCAAATTATGGCGAGCAATTCTCCACTGAGGAACTCGATGCACTTGCAACGTATCTCATGGGGCTAAAAGTTGAACAATAA
- a CDS encoding YugN family protein, whose product MYIEDTGIENIVADLAIVDDIMLKHNLIRGGQWDYERATFDKKYVIKEGTYYLRVFSYTIDGNVDSRHADMILKKPVIGKHYYPHGVEYGEDEYFPESLVKDCVATLKAVHAELLPHNLKK is encoded by the coding sequence ATGTATATTGAAGATACAGGCATCGAAAATATTGTTGCCGACCTGGCAATCGTTGATGACATTATGCTAAAACACAATCTGATCCGTGGAGGTCAGTGGGACTACGAAAGAGCAACATTTGATAAAAAATATGTAATTAAAGAAGGTACATATTATTTACGTGTCTTCAGTTACACAATCGATGGTAACGTTGATTCACGTCACGCTGACATGATCCTTAAAAAGCCAGTCATTGGCAAGCATTACTATCCACACGGTGTAGAATACGGCGAAGACGAATATTTCCCTGAAAGTCTTGTCAAAGATTGTGTTGCAACTTTAAAAGCTGTACACGCTGAGTTACTACCCCATAACCTGAAAAAATGA
- a CDS encoding cytochrome C oxidase subunit IV family protein yields MADIQVYKKSPAEFELGRKRAKSAMRNQIMMFSLMIFLTLISFTMVTAFEVGVEGFTKFFIIPTLLLFAAVQIALQLYYFMHMNEKGHGVPQMFMFTGALLAFTVVLTFSTIVWW; encoded by the coding sequence ATGGCGGACATTCAAGTTTATAAAAAGTCACCGGCTGAATTTGAGTTAGGACGTAAACGTGCAAAGAGCGCGATGCGTAATCAGATTATGATGTTTTCTCTTATGATCTTCCTGACTCTTATCTCATTTACAATGGTTACAGCTTTTGAAGTCGGAGTTGAAGGATTCACGAAATTCTTCATTATCCCGACACTCTTACTATTTGCTGCAGTTCAAATCGCATTACAATTATATTACTTCATGCATATGAACGAAAAAGGTCATGGCGTTCCCCAAATGTTTATGTTTACGGGTGCCTTGCTTGCGTTCACAGTTGTGTTAACATTCTCCACAATTGTTTGGTGGTAA
- the cyoE gene encoding heme o synthase yields MSNNKTISATESNIATTSVLKDFLALIKIGIVNSNMITTFTGLFLAFQFTGRNFLHHIDLLVFALGGSGLIIAGSAALNNLIDRDIDPIMTRTKSRPTVTGRFKASSVWALAFTFIVVGEIMLFAASPAAALWGLVGIFSYVVLYSMWSKRRHVSNTIVGSISGAIPPLIGWAAVEPALGAGAWALFLIMFIWQPPHFYALAMRRTEEYRAVNIPMLPVVKGFARTKKSMLAWVLFLFPLPFLLTELGIGFLVLATALNLGWLYLALRGFKAKDDLKWASRMFIYSLNYMTILFVAMIIFSIFI; encoded by the coding sequence ATGTCGAACAATAAAACTATTTCTGCAACTGAGTCGAATATTGCCACGACGTCTGTTTTAAAGGACTTTTTGGCATTGATTAAAATCGGGATTGTCAATTCTAACATGATTACGACATTTACTGGGCTGTTTTTAGCATTTCAATTCACTGGTAGAAACTTTCTCCACCATATAGATTTACTTGTATTTGCTCTTGGTGGATCGGGTTTAATTATTGCCGGTTCTGCTGCGCTTAATAACTTGATTGATCGGGATATCGATCCAATCATGACAAGGACAAAGTCTAGACCAACAGTTACGGGACGTTTCAAGGCCTCTTCTGTGTGGGCGCTCGCGTTCACATTTATCGTAGTTGGAGAAATAATGTTGTTTGCTGCATCACCGGCAGCCGCTCTTTGGGGGCTTGTAGGTATTTTTAGTTATGTTGTACTCTATTCGATGTGGTCGAAGCGGAGACATGTTAGCAATACCATCGTCGGTAGTATTTCGGGGGCTATACCACCTTTAATTGGTTGGGCAGCTGTAGAACCGGCACTTGGCGCAGGTGCATGGGCATTATTTTTAATCATGTTCATTTGGCAGCCTCCACATTTTTATGCACTTGCAATGCGTCGGACAGAAGAATACCGTGCGGTGAATATCCCGATGTTGCCTGTTGTTAAAGGCTTTGCAAGGACGAAAAAATCTATGTTAGCGTGGGTATTGTTTTTATTCCCATTACCATTTCTGCTGACAGAGCTCGGGATTGGCTTTCTCGTACTGGCCACCGCGTTAAATTTAGGATGGCTTTATTTAGCACTAAGGGGCTTTAAAGCGAAGGACGATCTCAAGTGGGCGTCTAGGATGTTCATCTATTCGCTGAATTACATGACAATCCTTTTTGTCGCCATGATTATTTTTTCGATTTTCATCTAA
- the ctaG gene encoding cytochrome c oxidase assembly factor CtaG, translated as MLEKIWTQLRQGVIDVVNVIVRTLSYNAIRFIMEIEFMEGVIAMMPLSIFGFRALWSPWFLLIIILGIALYLFLATKMRHRFEGTESLTRKQLVAFLLSMVLLYIVKGSPVDLLGHILFTMHMVQMALLLLLVAPLLIIGIPNWMWKKVFDVKLLANLISTFTKPIISIILFVGMFSIYHIPIILDNVKLSAPLHTAFTITLFLAAMLFWWPVMNTLKGQPQLHGLKKIGYIILSAILITPACSLIIFVDVPVYETYQSGESWLKAMALCVPAGTLAGLSGLGLSGPEMFTNMATLTDQQLGGILMKVIQEIIYVVVLGSIFIKWYKEEQDNAEEITKKALSDLEQQRLAMQQH; from the coding sequence GTGCTCGAAAAAATCTGGACGCAATTACGCCAAGGCGTAATTGATGTAGTAAATGTCATAGTTCGTACATTGAGTTACAACGCTATTCGTTTTATAATGGAGATAGAGTTTATGGAAGGAGTAATTGCAATGATGCCTTTAAGCATATTTGGATTTCGTGCACTGTGGAGCCCATGGTTTTTACTTATTATCATATTGGGCATCGCATTGTATTTATTTCTCGCGACAAAAATGCGCCATCGATTTGAAGGGACTGAATCACTTACACGCAAACAACTTGTGGCCTTTCTCTTATCAATGGTCTTACTGTATATCGTTAAAGGATCACCAGTCGATTTATTAGGACATATTTTATTTACGATGCATATGGTGCAGATGGCTTTGCTGTTACTATTAGTTGCTCCGTTATTAATTATCGGGATTCCTAACTGGATGTGGAAAAAAGTATTTGATGTGAAATTACTTGCCAACCTTATTAGTACTTTCACAAAACCTATTATTAGCATTATTCTATTCGTTGGTATGTTTTCGATTTATCACATTCCAATTATTTTGGATAATGTAAAACTAAGCGCCCCATTACACACCGCCTTTACGATTACATTGTTTTTGGCAGCGATGCTATTTTGGTGGCCTGTTATGAATACGTTAAAGGGCCAACCACAGCTTCATGGATTGAAAAAAATTGGTTATATTATTTTAAGTGCTATTTTAATTACGCCAGCCTGTTCGTTGATTATCTTTGTAGACGTACCTGTCTATGAAACCTATCAAAGTGGGGAATCATGGCTTAAAGCGATGGCGTTATGTGTGCCAGCGGGTACGCTAGCTGGACTTTCGGGGTTAGGTCTTTCAGGTCCTGAGATGTTTACGAATATGGCTACATTGACTGACCAGCAACTTGGGGGCATTCTTATGAAGGTTATCCAAGAAATTATTTATGTAGTTGTTCTTGGTAGCATTTTTATAAAGTGGTATAAGGAAGAGCAAGATAATGCGGAGGAAATTACAAAAAAAGCGTTATCAGATCTTGAACAACAACGATTAGCGATGCAACAGCACTAA
- a CDS encoding DUF420 domain-containing protein, producing MTVPLLPTISTFLIVLSAVFVAVGWGLIRKKKIEAHKKMMLAAAVSAVLFLIIYMSRSILVGNTAFAGPDHLKIYYTIFLVFHIILATTGAVLGAMMISWGLKNNLVKHRKVGPTASVIWFFTAITGVAVYLLLYVIYSGGETTSVFKAIFGL from the coding sequence ATGACTGTGCCATTACTGCCTACGATTAGTACGTTTTTGATTGTCCTTTCTGCTGTTTTCGTAGCAGTTGGATGGGGGCTTATTCGAAAAAAGAAAATAGAAGCGCATAAGAAAATGATGTTAGCAGCGGCAGTTTCTGCGGTTCTTTTTTTGATTATCTATATGTCTAGAAGCATCCTGGTCGGTAATACTGCATTTGCAGGTCCCGATCATTTGAAAATCTATTATACGATTTTCCTTGTCTTTCATATTATTTTAGCGACAACGGGTGCGGTGCTAGGAGCTATGATGATTTCTTGGGGCTTGAAAAATAATCTGGTGAAACACCGAAAAGTGGGGCCAACTGCAAGTGTCATTTGGTTCTTTACAGCGATTACAGGTGTTGCGGTCTATTTGCTTCTGTATGTTATTTATTCAGGCGGAGAGACAACATCAGTATTCAAGGCAATCTTCGGTCTATAA
- a CDS encoding cytochrome c oxidase subunit I: MSSVAQKKSFGATLWDWMTTVDHKKIGILYLLGGGFFFIVGGIEAMIIRIQLLKPNNDFISAGLFNEVITMHGTTMIFLAAMPILIGFMNVVMPLQIGARDVAFPFLNSLGFWMFIFGGLFLNVSWFFGQIPDAGWTSYASLSLASEGHGVDFYAIGLQIAGGGTLMGGINFLVTIINMRAPGMTYMRMPLFTWTTFVASAMILFAFPPLTVGLFFLTFDRMFGGNFFDHTMGGNTIIWEHIFWIFGHPEVYILILPAFGIFSEIFSIFSRKRLFGYSAMVFATVLIGFLGFMVWAHHMFTVGLGPTANAIFSVATMTIAIPTGVKIFNWLLTIWGGSIKVTTPMLYALGFIPSFVMGGVTGVQAGAAPLDYQLHDTYFIVAHFHYVIVGGVVLGILAGVHLWWPKMFGTMLSDKLGKIEFWFFFIGFHMTFLIQHWLGLWGMPRRVWTYMDGQGWNLSNAISSAGALFMAIGVITLVINIIITTKKNVRVGNDPWGDGRTLEWAISSPPPFYNFAQTPLVRGLDTYWIEKMEGNKSGITPAEPVSDIHMPHGSIIPFFMSSGLFIAGFGAMFRTEYAWGLPVLIIGLLWTFIAMSLRSVKDDLGYHVKKEDILKDLKREGGQN; this comes from the coding sequence TTGAGTTCAGTTGCTCAAAAGAAAAGCTTTGGCGCAACGTTATGGGACTGGATGACGACGGTTGACCACAAGAAGATTGGTATCCTTTATCTCCTTGGTGGAGGATTCTTCTTCATAGTCGGCGGTATTGAAGCCATGATCATTCGTATCCAACTTTTAAAGCCAAACAATGATTTTATCAGTGCAGGACTTTTTAATGAAGTTATTACCATGCATGGAACAACGATGATATTCCTAGCAGCCATGCCAATATTAATCGGATTTATGAACGTTGTCATGCCACTCCAAATTGGAGCGCGTGACGTAGCATTTCCATTCCTTAACTCATTAGGTTTTTGGATGTTCATCTTCGGTGGATTGTTCTTGAACGTTTCATGGTTCTTCGGACAGATTCCTGATGCAGGTTGGACATCTTACGCTTCACTGTCTCTCGCATCTGAAGGCCATGGCGTTGATTTTTATGCTATTGGTTTACAAATAGCCGGTGGTGGTACGTTAATGGGGGGGATTAACTTCCTCGTCACAATTATTAATATGCGTGCTCCAGGGATGACGTACATGCGTATGCCACTCTTTACATGGACTACGTTCGTTGCGTCAGCAATGATTTTATTTGCATTCCCACCACTTACGGTTGGACTATTCTTCCTGACATTCGATAGAATGTTTGGCGGTAACTTCTTTGACCATACGATGGGCGGTAACACAATTATTTGGGAGCATATCTTCTGGATATTTGGTCACCCTGAAGTATATATCTTAATTTTACCGGCTTTCGGTATTTTCTCAGAGATTTTCTCTATCTTCTCAAGAAAACGTCTATTCGGTTATTCGGCAATGGTATTTGCCACTGTGTTAATTGGTTTCCTTGGATTCATGGTTTGGGCTCACCATATGTTTACAGTTGGTCTTGGGCCAACAGCAAATGCAATCTTCTCGGTAGCTACAATGACCATCGCCATTCCAACAGGTGTGAAAATCTTTAACTGGTTGCTCACCATATGGGGCGGTAGTATCAAGGTTACAACGCCAATGCTTTATGCACTTGGTTTTATTCCATCATTCGTTATGGGTGGAGTAACAGGTGTTCAGGCAGGAGCAGCACCTCTTGACTATCAGTTACATGATACGTACTTTATCGTAGCCCACTTCCACTATGTAATTGTTGGTGGAGTTGTCCTTGGTATTTTGGCAGGTGTTCATTTGTGGTGGCCAAAAATGTTTGGAACAATGCTAAGTGATAAATTAGGTAAAATTGAGTTCTGGTTCTTTTTCATTGGTTTCCATATGACATTCCTAATCCAGCACTGGTTAGGACTATGGGGTATGCCACGCCGTGTTTGGACATATATGGACGGCCAAGGCTGGAACTTATCTAACGCGATCAGTTCTGCTGGGGCGCTATTCATGGCGATTGGTGTCATTACACTTGTTATAAACATCATTATTACAACGAAGAAAAATGTACGTGTTGGTAATGACCCATGGGGAGATGGACGTACGCTTGAATGGGCAATTTCATCACCACCTCCGTTTTATAACTTTGCTCAAACGCCATTGGTACGTGGACTTGATACGTATTGGATTGAGAAAATGGAAGGCAATAAATCAGGCATTACACCGGCAGAGCCTGTCTCAGACATTCACATGCCACATGGCTCAATTATTCCATTTTTCATGAGCTCTGGGTTATTCATCGCTGGATTTGGTGCAATGTTCCGTACGGAATATGCATGGGGTCTACCAGTTCTTATCATTGGTTTACTTTGGACGTTCATCGCAATGTCACTTCGTTCTGTGAAGGACGACTTGGGTTACCATGTTAAGAAAGAAGATATTTTGAAGGATTTAAAACGTGAAGGGGGTCAAAACTAA
- a CDS encoding aspartate kinase produces MIIQKFGGVAMKDEMMRLNCIDHIKKGLQEFGEVIIVVSAIGRYGDPYSTDSLLQLTDAFSSSPAASDLVASCGELIAAAVLSAELAQAGVTNTILHGVRAGIWTAGDFGDGTISHIDTSSIVENLSQTRCIIIPGFQGMDKEGRIMTLGRGGSDLTAIALAGALHASHVEFFKDVPGVMTHDPREVESYHKLDHLTMDEFLVLLDCDRPIIQKRAALHAIKTATPLYIRGIASLESGTWVTP; encoded by the coding sequence ATGATTATCCAGAAATTCGGTGGAGTTGCGATGAAAGATGAAATGATGAGATTGAATTGCATAGACCATATAAAAAAAGGACTCCAGGAGTTTGGCGAAGTTATCATTGTTGTATCCGCGATTGGTCGCTACGGTGATCCATATTCAACGGACAGCCTATTACAACTTACAGACGCCTTCTCATCCTCTCCAGCAGCAAGCGACCTTGTAGCGTCTTGTGGGGAACTAATTGCGGCAGCAGTATTATCTGCAGAATTAGCACAGGCGGGTGTCACAAATACCATCCTACATGGCGTCAGGGCGGGGATATGGACGGCTGGAGATTTTGGGGATGGTACCATTAGTCATATCGACACTTCCTCAATCGTTGAAAACCTTAGTCAGACTCGCTGTATCATCATTCCGGGCTTTCAAGGCATGGACAAAGAAGGCCGTATCATGACACTTGGCCGTGGAGGCAGTGACTTGACAGCTATCGCACTAGCCGGAGCACTCCACGCCTCACACGTTGAGTTTTTCAAGGATGTACCAGGCGTCATGACCCATGACCCACGTGAAGTCGAAAGTTATCACAAACTAGATCACTTAACAATGGATGAATTTCTCGTGCTTCTCGACTGTGACAGACCGATTATCCAAAAGCGTGCTGCACTTCATGCTATAAAAACAGCGACACCTCTTTATATACGAGGTATCGCTAGTTTAGAGTCAGGAACATGGGTTACACCTTAG
- a CDS encoding cytochrome c oxidase subunit 3, translated as MDLNKKFTPETWPEHPEKATLEAKNKFVGFWLFLGGETILFATLFATYLALKNKGPSGFEFSTEELFELPLVLVMTMLLLTSSLTSVYAMYHMKNYDFKKMQLWLAITALLGLGFLMLEVYEFVHYVGLGFTFDNSAFSSAFYTLVGTHGFHVAIGLVWITLLIFRNAKRGLNLYNATKYYTFSLYWHFIDVVWVFIFTVVYLMGVIG; from the coding sequence ATGGATTTGAATAAAAAATTCACCCCTGAGACGTGGCCGGAACACCCGGAAAAAGCAACTTTGGAAGCAAAGAATAAGTTTGTTGGTTTCTGGCTTTTCCTTGGTGGAGAGACAATCCTATTCGCTACACTGTTTGCAACATACTTGGCATTGAAAAATAAAGGACCAAGTGGTTTTGAATTTTCAACAGAAGAACTTTTTGAATTACCACTTGTATTGGTTATGACGATGCTTCTTTTAACATCTTCTTTGACAAGTGTTTATGCGATGTATCATATGAAGAACTACGATTTCAAGAAAATGCAGTTATGGCTTGCTATTACTGCACTACTTGGATTAGGGTTCTTGATGCTTGAAGTGTATGAGTTCGTACATTATGTTGGTCTTGGTTTTACTTTCGATAACAGTGCATTCAGTTCTGCATTCTATACACTTGTCGGGACTCACGGCTTCCACGTAGCAATCGGGCTTGTATGGATTACGCTACTGATTTTCCGTAACGCGAAGCGTGGATTGAATTTGTATAACGCGACGAAGTACTATACTTTCTCATTGTACTGGCACTTCATCGACGTTGTTTGGGTATTCATCTTCACTGTAGTCTATTTGATGGGAGTGATAGGTTAA
- a CDS encoding CAP-associated domain-containing protein: protein MKVLWKIALLLIVVLALFYIMDNRVKENKPLESPVKHGVAIPVPGTNDGLLPERAERPDAGLSLFIGQSTEKLISEMGKPDRVEPSEYGYDWWIYNRNQQFMAGVVDGRVNQVYTADDSSDVAPFVIGQESQDIYRVTIVETEVVTEIDDNIYTFSLNGDDVKTRLLIEYEGVYAQLYIDSVDEILEAVRFIDPMTLVLHQPYDMSYMGEIVTPRRPSSNMQMEVDRAMERQIFELTNIYRKKHEVDEVFSDYYLGEVARKHSEDMALQNYLSHESAKTGNLADRLKEAKIEHRKAGENIAANYVDAIEAVHGWLNSSAHRDVLLDKDFTHLGTGVYSEYYTQNFVRMSTVEKRQR, encoded by the coding sequence ATGAAAGTACTTTGGAAAATAGCGCTTTTACTAATTGTTGTGTTAGCGCTTTTTTATATCATGGATAATCGAGTAAAGGAAAATAAACCATTGGAATCGCCAGTGAAGCATGGCGTAGCCATACCAGTACCAGGTACTAATGATGGCTTACTACCAGAACGTGCAGAGAGACCAGATGCTGGCTTATCCTTATTTATTGGGCAATCAACAGAGAAACTTATTAGTGAAATGGGTAAACCGGACCGGGTTGAGCCATCTGAATATGGCTATGACTGGTGGATTTATAATCGAAATCAACAATTTATGGCTGGGGTAGTCGATGGCCGTGTGAACCAAGTGTATACGGCCGATGACTCTTCCGATGTCGCTCCTTTTGTAATCGGCCAGGAATCACAAGATATTTACCGCGTGACAATTGTGGAAACAGAAGTGGTTACAGAAATAGATGACAACATTTACACATTTTCATTGAATGGTGATGATGTGAAAACTCGACTGCTCATTGAATATGAAGGTGTCTATGCGCAATTGTATATAGATAGTGTCGATGAAATACTTGAAGCAGTGCGTTTCATCGACCCAATGACACTTGTTCTTCATCAGCCTTATGATATGTCCTATATGGGTGAAATTGTCACTCCACGCCGCCCTTCATCGAATATGCAGATGGAGGTAGACCGCGCAATGGAACGCCAAATTTTTGAATTAACGAATATATATCGGAAAAAACATGAAGTGGATGAAGTGTTTAGCGATTATTATTTAGGTGAGGTAGCTCGAAAACATAGTGAAGATATGGCCCTACAAAATTATTTGTCGCATGAATCTGCTAAGACAGGTAATCTTGCCGATCGGTTAAAAGAGGCCAAAATTGAGCATCGCAAAGCGGGGGAGAATATCGCTGCTAATTATGTAGATGCAATAGAAGCTGTACATGGGTGGCTCAATTCTTCTGCGCACCGTGATGTTTTGCTCGATAAGGATTTCACGCATCTCGGGACGGGCGTATATAGCGAGTACTACACACAGAATTTCGTTCGGATGTCGACAGTTGAAAAAAGGCAGCGGTAA